From the genome of Geminocystis herdmanii PCC 6308, one region includes:
- the acsF gene encoding magnesium-protoporphyrin IX monomethyl ester (oxidative) cyclase — MTAVAIKPIKKTAVKETLLTPRFYTTDFDAMAKMDLSSQEEELKAMIAEMKNDYNRNHFVRDEDFEKDWSNIDETTRTAFIDFLERSCTSEFSGFILFKELSRQLKDRNPMLAEIFHLMARDEARHAGFINKAMSDFNISLDLGYLTKHRVYTFFKPEWVIYAVYLSEKIGYWRYILMYRHLERHPQYQFYPIFKKFEHWCQDESRHGDIFNALLRSQSSMWKGWKAKLWSRFFLLSVFATHTLTVHERADFYESVGLDAQEYDRAVTRNTNSTSAKAFPVILDTEHPEFFPRLERCSDYNLQLSKISESNSSSIVKFFRKLPLQIAIFWNLICLYLIKPIETEELRGVAK, encoded by the coding sequence ATGACAGCAGTAGCAATTAAACCCATTAAGAAAACCGCCGTAAAGGAAACCCTTTTAACTCCTAGATTCTACACTACGGATTTTGATGCTATGGCAAAGATGGATTTGTCTAGTCAGGAGGAAGAATTAAAAGCGATGATTGCAGAAATGAAGAACGACTACAATCGCAATCATTTTGTCAGAGATGAAGATTTTGAGAAAGATTGGAGCAATATTGACGAAACTACTCGCACAGCTTTTATTGACTTTTTAGAAAGGTCTTGTACTTCAGAATTTTCGGGTTTTATCCTGTTTAAAGAATTATCTCGTCAATTGAAAGATCGTAATCCCATGTTAGCGGAGATTTTTCATTTGATGGCAAGGGATGAAGCTCGTCACGCTGGTTTTATTAATAAGGCAATGAGTGATTTTAATATTTCCCTTGATTTGGGTTATCTGACAAAACATCGTGTTTATACTTTCTTTAAGCCTGAATGGGTTATTTATGCGGTTTATCTTTCAGAAAAAATCGGTTATTGGCGTTATATTCTCATGTATCGTCATTTAGAACGCCATCCTCAATATCAGTTTTATCCTATTTTCAAAAAATTTGAGCATTGGTGTCAAGATGAAAGCCGTCACGGTGATATTTTTAACGCTCTACTTCGATCGCAATCTTCTATGTGGAAGGGATGGAAAGCGAAATTATGGTCAAGATTTTTCTTATTATCTGTGTTTGCTACCCATACTTTAACGGTTCATGAAAGAGCAGATTTTTACGAATCTGTCGGTTTAGATGCTCAAGAGTACGATCGAGCCGTTACCAGAAACACTAATAGCACATCCGCTAAAGCCTTTCCTGTCATCTTAGATACCGAACATCCTGAATTTTTCCCTCGTTTAGAAAGATGTTCTGACTATAATTTACAATTATCTAAAATTAGTGAAAGTAATAGTAGTTCGATCGTTAAATTTTTCCGTAAATTACCCTTACAAATTGCTATCTTCTGGAATTTAATTTGTTTATACCTGATTAAACCCATTGAAACCGAAGAATTAAGAGGAGTCGCAAAATAA
- a CDS encoding glycosyltransferase family 61 protein, whose amino-acid sequence MNLKNIQYLSVIGAGLFLSAGVTSVEASSIKKDKTSNSDTKTLISQLEGHDTYNGGEQIEWGDYTLGRVIGKSGSILFIRTESGAVFHADGGFCPGSDVLVHQAENGRYHLVDKAHPQWISRLKSKYGWKRVETSSALIKLLELANINFQDIDYFLVDNRTNFQQETLAIFGIPSHKILPLSFPLHIQATNLIVPSFPGSIAWMPSWSCQYLKDKILGEKAIVKNPQKKIYISRVRSSNRRIINEIEVINLLLKYGFEIIHLELLTVAKQAELLSQAKIVISPHGSGLSNLVFCQPNTKVIEIFAPNYVYPCYWLVSNLVNLDYYYLTGEIMGSKHFHQLLYPDCRFEDIYLNCQDLQQLLTTIDN is encoded by the coding sequence ATGAATTTAAAAAATATTCAATACTTGTCCGTCATCGGTGCTGGATTGTTTCTTAGTGCTGGTGTTACTTCCGTTGAGGCTTCTAGCATCAAAAAGGACAAAACATCTAACTCTGACACTAAAACCCTAATTAGTCAGTTAGAAGGTCATGATACTTATAATGGTGGTGAACAAATAGAATGGGGAGACTATACTTTAGGGCGAGTAATCGGTAAAAGTGGAAGTATTCTCTTTATCCGTACCGAAAGTGGTGCTGTTTTTCACGCTGACGGTGGTTTTTGCCCCGGTTCAGATGTATTAGTTCATCAAGCAGAAAACGGAAGATACCATTTAGTTGATAAAGCTCATCCTCAATGGATTAGTCGCTTAAAATCTAAATATGGTTGGAAACGAGTAGAAACTTCAAGTGCTTTAATTAAATTATTAGAATTAGCTAACATTAATTTTCAAGATATAGACTATTTCTTAGTAGATAATAGGACAAATTTTCAGCAAGAAACTTTAGCAATTTTTGGTATTCCTTCCCATAAAATTTTACCCTTATCTTTTCCCCTACATATACAAGCAACTAATTTAATTGTACCTTCTTTTCCCGGTTCGATCGCTTGGATGCCTTCTTGGAGTTGTCAATATCTAAAAGACAAAATTTTAGGAGAAAAAGCCATAGTTAAAAATCCCCAAAAAAAGATTTATATTAGTCGAGTTCGATCGAGCAATCGTCGTATAATTAATGAGATAGAAGTAATAAATTTACTCTTAAAATATGGTTTTGAAATTATCCACTTAGAATTATTAACCGTAGCAAAACAAGCTGAATTATTATCTCAAGCAAAAATAGTAATTTCTCCCCATGGAAGCGGTTTAAGTAACCTTGTTTTTTGCCAACCAAATACTAAAGTGATCGAAATTTTTGCCCCTAATTATGTTTATCCTTGCTATTGGTTAGTGAGTAATTTAGTCAATTTAGACTACTATTATTTAACAGGAGAAATTATGGGTAGTAAGCATTTTCATCAACTGTTGTATCCTGACTGCAGATTTGAAGATATTTACCTAAATTGTCAAGATTTACAACAACTTTTAACAACTATTGACAATTAA
- the lipB gene encoding lipoyl(octanoyl) transferase LipB, with amino-acid sequence MFDRIVELENIGLISYKKAWEYQQKLVQERLDNPDLPDKLLLVEHPAVYTLGTGSTLDNLKFDLNSFSGEIYRTERGGEVTFHCEGQIVVYPILNLHYYQKDLHWYLRQLEEVIIQVLAEYNLKSHRVEGLTGVWIGDAKIAAIGIKVKRWITMHGFALNVCCDLSGFEKIIPCGIKGKFVTTISHHNRNINIIEVKKMLVKIFAEVFSVSIK; translated from the coding sequence GTGTTCGATCGAATTGTAGAATTAGAAAATATCGGGTTAATTAGCTATAAAAAAGCATGGGAATATCAACAAAAATTAGTCCAAGAAAGACTAGATAATCCCGATTTACCTGACAAATTATTATTAGTAGAACATCCAGCAGTTTATACCCTAGGTACAGGCTCAACCCTTGATAACCTCAAATTTGACCTAAATTCTTTTTCAGGGGAAATATATCGCACAGAAAGGGGGGGAGAAGTCACATTTCATTGTGAGGGACAAATAGTTGTTTATCCTATTCTAAATCTACACTATTATCAAAAAGATTTGCATTGGTATTTAAGACAATTAGAAGAAGTAATTATTCAAGTATTAGCCGAATATAATCTTAAATCTCACCGTGTGGAAGGGTTAACGGGAGTTTGGATTGGAGATGCAAAAATTGCAGCTATTGGTATTAAAGTTAAACGCTGGATTACTATGCACGGTTTCGCCTTAAATGTGTGTTGTGACTTATCAGGCTTTGAAAAAATTATCCCCTGCGGTATCAAGGGTAAATTTGTGACGACAATATCCCATCATAATCGTAATATTAATATTATAGAGGTAAAGAAAATGTTAGTCAAGATTTTTGCTGAAGTTTTTTCTGTTTCTATTAAATAG